One genomic segment of Streptomyces sp. TLI_146 includes these proteins:
- a CDS encoding MFS transporter, producing MADDETRTLSPAPGTTPPASIEAPAAPRTDGRAWSTRLVLVGLVLAALNLRPAITSLGALFEEVRDGLHMSGSVAGVLTSVPPLCFAVFGVFAPRLARRFGPAVVVCAGMAAIAAGLLLRPFAGGTPGFLAASALALMGIAVSNVLMPVIVKRYFPDRVGSMTGLYSMALAAGTALAAAATVPVTDVLGGSWRTGLSVWALLAAVAVLPWLLLVRDRTSRTAGKPSAVREDAEAPAFKITRSRTAWALACFFGLQATAAYITMGWMPQIFRDAGVSAGTAGVLLAVTMVMGVPLAFVIPRVATRMRNQGPIVAVLGACGLAGYAGLYFAPAAGAWAWALLLGISNCAFPLALTMIGMRTRTGTGVVRLSAFAQSTGYLISIPGPTLVGALYDSSGGWGLPIALMAGLMVPQIVVGSLAGRDRTVEDEAGMRD from the coding sequence ATGGCCGACGACGAGACCCGCACCCTGAGCCCAGCGCCGGGCACCACACCCCCCGCCTCCATCGAAGCCCCCGCGGCCCCGCGCACGGACGGCCGCGCGTGGAGCACCCGTCTGGTGCTCGTCGGCCTCGTCCTCGCCGCGCTCAACCTGCGCCCCGCCATCACCAGCCTCGGGGCGCTCTTCGAAGAGGTACGCGACGGGCTGCACATGAGCGGCAGCGTCGCCGGTGTCCTCACCTCCGTACCGCCGCTCTGCTTCGCCGTCTTCGGCGTCTTCGCCCCCCGCCTCGCCCGCCGCTTCGGCCCCGCCGTCGTCGTCTGCGCGGGCATGGCCGCGATCGCCGCGGGCCTGCTGCTGCGCCCGTTCGCCGGCGGCACCCCCGGCTTCCTCGCGGCCAGCGCGCTCGCCCTTATGGGGATAGCCGTCAGCAACGTGCTGATGCCGGTGATCGTCAAGCGCTACTTCCCGGACCGCGTCGGCTCCATGACCGGCCTGTACTCGATGGCGCTGGCGGCCGGCACCGCCCTGGCCGCCGCCGCCACCGTCCCGGTCACCGATGTACTCGGCGGCAGCTGGCGCACCGGCCTGAGCGTGTGGGCGCTGCTCGCCGCCGTCGCCGTACTGCCGTGGCTGCTGCTCGTCCGCGACCGCACCTCCCGTACGGCCGGAAAGCCCTCGGCCGTGCGGGAGGACGCGGAGGCGCCCGCCTTCAAGATCACCCGCAGCCGTACGGCCTGGGCGCTCGCCTGCTTCTTCGGCCTCCAGGCCACCGCCGCGTACATCACGATGGGCTGGATGCCGCAGATCTTCCGGGACGCCGGGGTGTCCGCCGGGACCGCCGGCGTCCTGCTCGCGGTGACCATGGTGATGGGCGTGCCGCTCGCGTTCGTCATCCCGCGCGTCGCCACCCGGATGCGCAACCAGGGCCCGATCGTCGCCGTCCTCGGCGCCTGCGGCCTCGCCGGCTACGCGGGCCTCTACTTCGCCCCGGCCGCCGGCGCCTGGGCCTGGGCGCTGCTCCTCGGCATCTCCAACTGCGCCTTCCCGCTCGCCCTCACGATGATCGGGATGCGCACCCGCACCGGCACCGGCGTGGTGCGGCTCTCCGCCTTCGCGCAGTCCACCGGGTACCTCATCTCCATCCCCGGCCCCACCCTGGTCGGCGCCCTCTACGACAGCAGCGGCGGCTGGGGCCTGCCGATCGCGCTGATGGCGGGCCTGATGGTGCCGCAGATCGTCGTCGGTTCGCTGGCGGGCCGGGACCGGACGGTGGAGGACGAAGCCGGGATGCGAGACTGA
- a CDS encoding FadR/GntR family transcriptional regulator has product MALSSPRRSALADQVIAQLRNQITSGEWPVGSRIPTEPELVEQLGVARNTVREAVRALAHNGLLDIRQGSGTYVVATSELAGVMHRRFADADPRHVAELRSTLESSAARLAAERRTERDLAQLDALLARREEAWESGDAEAFVAADATLHLAMVAASHNDVLTELYADLGDLLRDWLRDDVGRELRPENHMDHARLVEAIRAGDAESAAAEAAGHAFVCLSDRM; this is encoded by the coding sequence ATGGCGCTGAGCTCTCCCCGGCGGTCCGCCCTCGCCGACCAGGTGATCGCGCAGCTGCGCAACCAGATCACCTCGGGCGAGTGGCCGGTGGGATCGCGCATCCCCACCGAACCCGAGCTGGTCGAGCAGCTGGGGGTGGCGCGCAACACGGTCCGCGAGGCGGTCCGGGCGCTCGCGCACAACGGGCTGCTCGACATCCGCCAGGGCTCGGGCACGTACGTGGTCGCGACGAGCGAGCTGGCGGGCGTGATGCACCGGCGCTTCGCCGACGCCGATCCCCGCCATGTGGCCGAGCTGCGCTCCACCCTGGAGTCGTCGGCGGCCCGCCTGGCGGCCGAACGGCGCACCGAACGCGATCTGGCCCAGCTGGACGCGCTGCTCGCGCGGCGCGAGGAGGCCTGGGAGTCGGGCGACGCGGAGGCGTTCGTCGCCGCCGACGCCACGCTGCACCTGGCGATGGTCGCGGCCTCGCACAACGACGTCCTGACCGAGCTCTACGCCGACCTCGGCGACCTGCTGCGCGACTGGCTCCGCGACGACGTGGGCCGTGAGCTGCGACCGGAGAACCATATGGACCACGCCCGGCTCGTCGAGGCGATCCGGGCGGGCGACGCGGAATCCGCTGCCGCGGAGGCCGCGGGCCATGCGTTCGTCTGCCTCAGCGATCGCATGTGA
- the fabI gene encoding enoyl-ACP reductase FabI, whose product MSGILDGKRILITGVLMESSIAFHAAKLAQEQGAEVILTAFPRPTLTERIAKKLPRPAKVIELDVTNQEHLDRLAGLVKDELGSLDGVVHSIGFAPQDALGGNFLNTPFESVATAMHVSAFSLKSLTMACRPLMSSGGAVVGLTFDAQFAWPQYDWMGPAKAALEATSRYLARDLGKEGIRCNLVSAGPIGSMAAKSIPGFTDLADVWNTRSPLEWNMADPEPTGRAIVALLSDWFPKTTGEIVHVDGGVHMMGA is encoded by the coding sequence ATGAGCGGAATTCTCGACGGCAAGCGCATTCTGATCACGGGTGTGCTGATGGAGTCGTCCATCGCCTTCCACGCCGCGAAGCTGGCTCAGGAGCAGGGCGCCGAGGTCATCCTCACCGCCTTCCCGCGGCCCACGCTCACCGAGCGCATCGCCAAGAAGCTCCCCAGGCCCGCCAAGGTCATCGAGCTCGACGTGACCAACCAGGAGCACCTGGACCGGCTCGCGGGCCTGGTCAAGGACGAGCTCGGCAGCCTCGACGGCGTCGTCCACTCCATCGGCTTCGCCCCGCAGGACGCCCTCGGCGGCAACTTCCTGAACACCCCGTTCGAGTCGGTCGCGACGGCCATGCACGTCTCGGCGTTCTCGCTGAAGTCGCTGACCATGGCCTGCCGCCCGCTGATGAGCTCCGGCGGCGCGGTCGTCGGTCTGACCTTCGACGCGCAGTTCGCCTGGCCGCAGTACGACTGGATGGGCCCGGCGAAGGCCGCCCTGGAGGCCACCTCCCGCTACCTCGCCCGCGACCTGGGCAAGGAGGGCATCCGCTGCAACCTGGTCTCGGCGGGCCCGATCGGCTCGATGGCCGCCAAGTCCATCCCGGGCTTCACCGACCTGGCGGACGTGTGGAACACCCGCTCTCCGCTGGAGTGGAACATGGCCGACCCCGAGCCCACCGGCCGCGCCATTGTGGCCCTGCTCTCGGACTGGTTCCCGAAGACCACGGGCGAGATCGTCCACGTCGACGGCGGCGTGCACATGATGGGTGCCTGA
- the fabG gene encoding 3-oxoacyl-[acyl-carrier-protein] reductase: MSRSVLVTGGNRGIGLAIARAFASMGDKVAITYRSGEPDALQEEGFLAVKCDITDAEQVEQAYKQIEEAHGPVEVLVANAGVTKDQLLMRMSEEDFTSVLDTNLTGTFRVVKRANRGMLRAKKGRVVLISSVVGLMGSPGQANYAASKAGLVGFARSLARELGSRNITFNVVAPGFVDTDMTKVLTDEQRTSILSGVPLGRYAQPEEIAAAVRFLASDDASYITGAVIPVDGGLGMGH; encoded by the coding sequence TTGAGCCGCTCGGTTCTCGTCACCGGAGGAAACCGGGGCATCGGCCTCGCCATCGCCCGCGCTTTCGCCTCCATGGGCGACAAGGTCGCGATCACCTACCGCTCCGGGGAGCCGGACGCCCTCCAGGAGGAGGGGTTCCTCGCCGTCAAGTGCGACATCACCGACGCCGAGCAGGTGGAGCAGGCCTACAAGCAGATCGAGGAGGCCCACGGGCCCGTCGAGGTGCTCGTCGCCAACGCCGGGGTCACCAAGGACCAGCTGCTGATGCGGATGTCCGAGGAGGACTTCACCTCGGTCCTGGACACCAACCTCACCGGCACCTTCCGGGTCGTGAAGCGCGCCAACCGCGGCATGCTGCGCGCCAAGAAGGGCCGCGTCGTCCTGATCTCGTCCGTGGTCGGCCTGATGGGCTCGCCCGGCCAGGCCAACTACGCGGCCTCCAAGGCCGGTCTCGTCGGGTTCGCCCGCTCCCTCGCGCGCGAGCTGGGCTCCCGCAACATCACTTTCAACGTCGTCGCACCCGGCTTTGTCGACACCGACATGACCAAGGTGCTCACCGACGAGCAGCGCACCTCGATCCTCTCCGGGGTGCCGCTGGGCCGCTACGCGCAGCCCGAGGAGATCGCGGCCGCGGTCCGCTTCCTCGCCTCGGACGACGCCTCGTACATCACTGGTGCCGTCATCCCGGTTGACGGCGGATTGGGCATGGGTCACTGA
- a CDS encoding TldD/PmbA family protein, which yields MIGATGLTRQETSVPHSIDAAFTALPLRALADAALARARALGADHADFRLERVRSAAWRLRDARPAGSSDTTDLGYAVRVVHGGAWGFASGVDLTMDAAAKVASQAVAMAKLSAQVIAAAGSDERVELAPEPVHADRTWISSYEIDPFSVPDEEKSALLADWSERLLRADGVAHVDASLLTVHENKFYADTAGTVTTQQRVRLHPQLTAVAVDGETGEFDSMRTLAPPVGRGWEYLTGTGWDWDSELEQIPALLAEKMRAPSVEAGSYDLVVDPSNLWLTIHESIGHATELDRALGYEAAYAGTSFATFDQLGKLAYGSSIMNVTGDRTAEHGLATIGYDDEGVEGQSWDLVKDGTLVGYQLDRRIAKLTGLGRSNGCAFADSPGHVPVQRMANVSLQPDPGGLSTEDLIGGVERGIYVVGDRSWSIDMQRYNFQFTGQRFFRIENGRLAGQLRDVAYQATTTDFWGSMEKVGGPQTYVLGGAFNCGKAQPGQVAAVSHGCPSALFRGVNILNTTQEAGR from the coding sequence ATGATCGGGGCGACCGGTCTCACACGACAGGAGACATCCGTGCCTCATTCCATCGACGCGGCCTTCACCGCGCTGCCGCTGCGGGCGCTCGCCGACGCCGCGCTCGCGCGGGCCCGCGCGCTCGGCGCCGACCACGCCGACTTCCGCCTGGAGCGGGTCCGCAGCGCGGCCTGGCGGCTGCGCGACGCCCGGCCCGCGGGCTCGTCCGACACCACGGACCTCGGTTACGCGGTCCGGGTGGTGCACGGCGGCGCCTGGGGCTTCGCCTCCGGCGTCGACCTCACCATGGACGCCGCCGCCAAGGTCGCCTCGCAGGCCGTGGCGATGGCGAAGCTGTCGGCGCAGGTGATCGCGGCGGCCGGCTCGGACGAGCGCGTCGAACTGGCCCCGGAGCCGGTGCACGCCGACCGGACCTGGATCTCCTCGTACGAGATCGACCCCTTCTCCGTGCCGGACGAGGAGAAGAGCGCGCTGCTGGCCGACTGGAGCGAGCGGCTGCTGCGGGCGGACGGGGTCGCCCATGTGGACGCCTCGCTGCTCACCGTCCACGAGAACAAGTTCTACGCGGACACCGCGGGCACCGTCACCACCCAGCAGCGGGTGCGGCTGCATCCGCAGCTCACCGCGGTCGCCGTGGACGGCGAGACCGGCGAGTTCGACTCGATGCGCACGCTCGCGCCGCCGGTGGGGCGCGGCTGGGAGTATCTGACGGGCACCGGCTGGGACTGGGACTCCGAGCTGGAGCAGATCCCGGCGCTGCTCGCCGAGAAGATGCGGGCGCCGAGTGTCGAGGCCGGGTCGTACGACCTGGTGGTGGACCCGTCGAACCTGTGGCTGACCATCCACGAGTCGATCGGCCACGCCACCGAGCTGGACCGGGCGCTCGGCTACGAGGCGGCGTACGCGGGCACCTCGTTCGCCACCTTCGACCAGCTGGGCAAGCTGGCGTACGGTTCCTCGATCATGAACGTGACGGGCGACCGCACCGCGGAGCACGGGCTCGCGACGATCGGGTACGACGACGAGGGCGTCGAGGGGCAGTCCTGGGACCTGGTGAAGGACGGCACGCTGGTCGGCTACCAACTGGACCGCCGCATCGCCAAGTTGACGGGCCTGGGCCGCTCCAACGGCTGCGCCTTCGCGGACTCCCCCGGGCACGTCCCGGTCCAGCGCATGGCCAACGTCTCGCTCCAGCCGGACCCGGGCGGGCTCTCCACGGAGGACCTGATCGGGGGCGTGGAGCGGGGCATCTACGTGGTCGGCGACCGCTCGTGGTCGATCGACATGCAGCGCTACAACTTCCAGTTCACCGGGCAGCGGTTCTTCCGCATCGAGAACGGCAGGCTGGCGGGCCAGCTCCGTGACGTCGCCTACCAGGCGACCACCACGGACTTCTGGGGCTCGATGGAGAAGGTCGGCGGCCCGCAGACGTATGTGCTCGGCGGCGCCTTCAACTGCGGCAAGGCCCAGCCGGGCCAGGTGGCGGCGGTCTCCCACGGCTGCCCCTCCGCCCTGTTCCGGGGCGTGAACATTCTGAACACGACGCAGGAGGCCGGGCGATGA
- a CDS encoding metallopeptidase TldD-related protein, translating into MSSRRTVKPHEIVERALALSTADGCVVIADEQSSANLRWAGNALTTNGVTRGRTLTVIATVDGAQGTASGVVSRSAVTADDLEPLVRAAEAAARGAGPAEDAQPLVEGVPVAADFTDAPAETSSAVFAEFAPALGEAFARARSGGRELYGFANHEMTSSYLGTSTGLRLRHDQPTGTLELNAKSPDRARSAWAGRSTRDFKDVDPGALDEELAVRLGWAERRIDLPAGRYETLLPPTAVADLLIYQLWSSNARDATEGRTVFSKPGGGTRLGEKLARLPLTLRSDPNEPGLECAPFQLAHSSGDDASVFDNGLPLAPTDWMRDGRLERLITTRHSAGLTQLPVTPSIGNLVLDGGGERSLEEMVAATERGLLLTCLWYIREVDPATLLLTGLTRDGVYLVENGEVVGEVNNFRFNESPVDLLSRATEAGRTEKTLPREWSDWFTRAAMPALRVPDFNMSSVSQGV; encoded by the coding sequence ATGAGCTCCCGTAGGACCGTCAAGCCGCACGAGATCGTCGAGCGGGCGCTCGCGCTGTCCACCGCCGACGGGTGCGTCGTCATCGCGGACGAGCAGTCCTCCGCCAATCTGCGCTGGGCCGGCAACGCGCTGACCACCAACGGCGTGACCCGCGGCCGCACCCTCACCGTCATCGCGACCGTCGACGGGGCACAGGGCACGGCCTCCGGCGTGGTGTCCCGGTCCGCCGTGACCGCCGACGACCTGGAGCCGCTGGTCCGGGCGGCGGAGGCGGCGGCGCGCGGCGCCGGGCCCGCCGAGGACGCCCAGCCGCTGGTCGAGGGCGTGCCGGTGGCGGCCGACTTCACCGACGCGCCCGCCGAGACCTCCTCCGCCGTCTTCGCGGAGTTCGCCCCCGCCCTCGGCGAGGCCTTCGCCCGGGCCCGCTCGGGCGGCCGCGAGCTGTACGGCTTCGCCAACCACGAGATGACGTCCTCGTACCTGGGTACGTCGACGGGCCTGCGGCTGCGCCACGACCAGCCGACCGGCACCCTTGAGCTCAACGCCAAGTCCCCGGACCGGGCCCGCTCCGCCTGGGCCGGACGCTCCACTCGGGACTTCAAGGACGTCGACCCGGGCGCCCTGGACGAGGAGCTCGCCGTCCGGCTCGGCTGGGCCGAGCGCCGTATCGACCTGCCCGCGGGCCGGTACGAGACGCTGCTGCCGCCCACCGCCGTGGCCGACCTGCTGATCTACCAGCTGTGGTCGTCGAACGCGCGAGACGCCACCGAGGGCCGGACCGTGTTCTCCAAGCCCGGCGGCGGCACCCGGCTCGGCGAGAAGCTGGCCCGGCTGCCGCTGACGCTGCGCAGCGACCCGAACGAGCCGGGTCTGGAGTGCGCGCCGTTCCAGCTCGCGCACTCCTCCGGCGACGACGCCTCCGTCTTCGACAACGGTCTGCCGCTGGCCCCCACCGACTGGATGCGGGACGGCAGGCTGGAGCGGCTGATCACCACCCGGCACAGCGCTGGGCTCACTCAGTTGCCCGTCACCCCGTCGATCGGCAACCTGGTCCTGGACGGCGGTGGCGAGCGCTCCCTGGAGGAGATGGTCGCGGCCACTGAGCGGGGCCTGCTGCTGACGTGCCTCTGGTACATCCGCGAGGTGGACCCGGCGACGCTGCTGCTCACCGGGCTCACCCGGGACGGCGTCTACCTCGTCGAGAACGGCGAGGTGGTCGGGGAGGTCAACAACTTCCGGTTCAACGAGTCGCCGGTGGACCTGCTGTCGCGGGCCACCGAGGCCGGGCGGACCGAGAAGACCCTGCCGAGGGAGTGGAGCGACTGGTTCACCCGGGCCGCGATGCCGGCCCTGCGGGTGCCGGACTTCAACATGAGCTCGGTCAGCCAGGGCGTCTGA
- the tyrS gene encoding tyrosine--tRNA ligase, protein MTDIVDELQWRGLIALSTDEDALRKAFADGPVTFYCGFDPTAPSLHLGNLVQILTMRRIQQAGNRPLGLVGGATGLIGDPKPNSERTLNAPETVAGWVDRLRGQIERFLDFEGPYAATMVNNLDWTSGLSAIEFLRDVGQHFRVNKMIAKEAVARRLNSDVGISYTEFSYQILQGMDFLELYRRHGCVLQTGGSDQWGNLTAGTDLIHRVAPEAEVHALATPLITKADGTKFGKTESGTVWLDPERTTPYAFYQFWLNADDRDVSKFLRIFSFKSRTEIEELEQLTEERPQARAAQRALAEELTTLVHGADQCAAVIAASKALFGQGELAELDEPTLAAALSELPHAEVAELGLVVDLFAEVELVASKSAARRTVKEGGAYVNNAKVASEDAVVTAEDLLHGRWLVLRRGKKNLAAIEVKSV, encoded by the coding sequence GTGACGGACATCGTCGATGAGCTGCAGTGGCGCGGGCTGATCGCCCTCTCCACTGACGAGGACGCACTGCGCAAGGCGTTCGCGGACGGTCCCGTCACGTTCTATTGCGGCTTCGACCCGACCGCGCCCAGCCTGCACCTCGGCAACCTGGTGCAGATCCTGACCATGCGCCGGATCCAGCAGGCGGGCAACCGCCCGCTGGGCCTGGTCGGCGGGGCCACCGGTCTGATCGGCGACCCCAAGCCGAACTCGGAGCGCACGCTGAACGCGCCGGAGACCGTCGCGGGCTGGGTCGACCGGCTGCGCGGCCAGATCGAGCGGTTCCTCGACTTCGAGGGCCCGTACGCCGCGACCATGGTCAACAACCTGGACTGGACGTCGGGCCTGTCGGCCATCGAGTTCCTGCGCGATGTCGGCCAGCACTTCCGGGTCAACAAGATGATCGCGAAGGAGGCGGTCGCGCGGCGGCTCAACTCCGACGTGGGCATCAGCTACACCGAGTTCAGCTACCAGATCCTGCAGGGCATGGACTTCCTGGAGCTCTACCGGCGGCACGGCTGTGTGCTCCAGACCGGCGGCAGCGACCAGTGGGGCAACCTCACCGCGGGCACCGACCTGATCCACCGGGTCGCCCCGGAGGCCGAGGTGCACGCGCTGGCCACCCCGCTGATCACCAAGGCCGACGGCACCAAGTTCGGCAAGACGGAGTCCGGCACGGTCTGGCTGGACCCCGAGCGCACCACGCCGTACGCGTTCTACCAGTTCTGGCTGAACGCGGACGACCGCGATGTCTCCAAGTTCCTGCGGATCTTCAGCTTCAAGTCCCGCACGGAGATCGAGGAGCTGGAGCAGCTCACCGAGGAGCGCCCGCAGGCGCGTGCCGCGCAGCGCGCGCTCGCCGAGGAGCTGACGACCCTGGTGCACGGCGCCGACCAGTGCGCGGCGGTCATCGCCGCGTCGAAGGCGCTGTTCGGGCAGGGCGAGCTGGCTGAGCTCGACGAGCCGACGCTGGCCGCCGCGCTCTCCGAGCTGCCGCACGCCGAGGTCGCCGAACTCGGCCTGGTGGTGGACCTGTTCGCCGAGGTGGAGCTGGTGGCGAGCAAGTCGGCGGCGCGGCGCACGGTGAAGGAGGGCGGCGCCTACGTGAACAACGCGAAGGTGGCGTCCGAGGACGCGGTGGTCACGGCCGAGGACCTGCTGCACGGCCGCTGGCTGGTGCTGCGCCGGGGCAAGAAGAACCTGGCCGCGATCGAGGTCAAGAGCGTCTGA
- a CDS encoding GlsB/YeaQ/YmgE family stress response membrane protein: MGWLWAIIVGFVLGLIAKAILPGKQHSPLWLTTVFGIIGAVVGNSIARAIGIAETKGIDWGRHGLQIAAAVVIVFLGDMLYMALRGNKQRA, translated from the coding sequence ATGGGCTGGTTGTGGGCGATCATCGTGGGATTCGTGCTGGGTCTCATCGCGAAGGCGATCCTTCCCGGGAAGCAGCACAGTCCGCTCTGGCTGACGACCGTCTTCGGCATCATCGGCGCGGTGGTCGGCAACTCGATCGCCCGGGCGATCGGCATCGCCGAGACCAAGGGCATCGACTGGGGCCGGCACGGCCTCCAGATCGCGGCGGCGGTCGTCATCGTCTTCCTCGGCGACATGCTCTACATGGCGCTGCGGGGCAACAAGCAGAGGGCCTAG
- a CDS encoding DUF3099 domain-containing protein, with the protein MRKRSGAEVFRITGARQGLAEDVRGRQRRYVISMSIRTVSVVLTAVLWNIERPVAIVTLVLGALLPYVAVVIANAGRENVPSLPSTYIPAPARPMLGAAPVGGPAGGPAESPEASGGPDHEPWSREQT; encoded by the coding sequence ATGCGGAAGCGGAGCGGAGCCGAGGTCTTCCGGATCACCGGGGCCCGGCAGGGTCTCGCCGAGGACGTTCGGGGGCGGCAGCGCCGCTATGTGATCTCGATGTCGATCCGTACGGTGTCGGTCGTCCTCACGGCCGTCCTGTGGAACATCGAACGCCCTGTCGCAATCGTGACCCTGGTGTTGGGAGCCCTGCTCCCTTATGTGGCTGTGGTGATCGCCAACGCGGGGCGGGAGAACGTGCCTTCACTGCCGTCGACGTACATCCCGGCGCCTGCGCGGCCGATGCTCGGGGCGGCTCCGGTGGGGGGCCCGGCAGGGGGTCCAGCGGAATCTCCGGAGGCCTCCGGGGGCCCTGACCACGAACCGTGGTCACGCGAGCAGACCTGA
- the moaA gene encoding GTP 3',8-cyclase MoaA, with amino-acid sequence MLIDTYGRVATDLRVSLTDRCNLRCTYCMPEEGLQWLAKPDLLTDDEIVRLIRIAVTELGITEVRFTGGEPLLRPGLVGIVERCAALEPRPRMSITTNGIGLKRTAAALKSAGLDRVNVSLDTLRPEVFKTLTRRDRHKDVIEGMEAARAAGLTPVKVNAVLMPGLNDDEAPDLLSWAVAHDYELRFIEQMPLDAQHGWKRDGMITAGDILASLRTRFTLTPEGDDERGSAPAERWVVDGGPHRVGVIASVTRPFCAACDRTRLTADGQVRTCLFAREESDLRAALRSGAPDEEIARLWRLAMWGKKAGSGLDDPAFLQPDRPMSAIGG; translated from the coding sequence GTGCTCATCGACACATACGGCCGTGTGGCCACTGACCTGCGCGTCTCACTGACGGACCGCTGCAATCTGCGGTGCACGTACTGCATGCCGGAAGAGGGTTTGCAGTGGCTTGCCAAGCCGGATCTGCTCACCGACGACGAGATCGTCCGGCTGATCCGTATCGCCGTGACCGAGCTCGGCATCACCGAGGTCCGCTTCACCGGCGGCGAGCCGCTGCTGCGCCCGGGCCTGGTCGGCATCGTGGAGCGCTGCGCGGCCCTGGAGCCCCGCCCCCGGATGTCGATCACCACCAACGGCATCGGCCTGAAGCGCACCGCGGCCGCGCTGAAATCGGCCGGTCTTGACCGGGTCAACGTCTCCCTCGACACCCTGCGCCCCGAGGTGTTCAAGACCCTCACCCGCCGCGACCGCCACAAGGACGTCATCGAGGGGATGGAGGCCGCCCGCGCCGCTGGGCTCACCCCGGTCAAGGTCAACGCGGTCCTGATGCCGGGGCTCAACGACGACGAGGCCCCCGACCTGCTGTCCTGGGCGGTGGCGCACGACTACGAGCTGCGGTTCATCGAGCAGATGCCGCTCGACGCCCAGCACGGCTGGAAGCGCGACGGCATGATCACGGCCGGTGACATCCTGGCCTCGCTGCGTACGAGGTTCACGCTCACCCCCGAGGGCGACGACGAGCGGGGCTCCGCGCCCGCCGAGCGCTGGGTGGTGGACGGCGGACCGCACCGGGTCGGCGTCATCGCCTCGGTGACCCGCCCGTTCTGCGCCGCCTGCGACCGGACCCGGCTGACCGCCGACGGCCAGGTGCGCACCTGCCTGTTCGCGCGCGAGGAGTCCGATCTGCGCGCCGCCCTGCGCTCGGGCGCCCCGGACGAGGAGATCGCCCGGCTGTGGCGGCTGGCGATGTGGGGAAAGAAGGCCGGATCCGGTCTGGACGACCCGGCTTTCCTTCAGCCCGACCGCCCGATGTCAGCGATCGGCGGCTGA